The Limnospira fusiformis SAG 85.79 genomic interval CATTATCCCCCCAGTCTACTCCCAATCTATCCAAAAACTGAGCCGTAAAATGGGGCGGGTGAAATCCTGGACAGATAACAGTAGTTATAGTTGTTGAATTGTCAATTTCCGTAGACAAAACAATTAAACCCCTCAGCACCTCAGAAATTAATTATCAATATATATTAACCGTCTGGGGTGATTTATGCTAATCAAGCAGATTTCAGGTGCATGATATGACCAAACTATTAGTAGTGGCAACCGGAAACCCTGGTAAGTTAAATGAAATGCAGGCTTATCTAGGTGGTATCGATGTCAAATTGCAGCTTAAGCCGGATAATTTGGAGGTTGAAGAGACCGGAAAGACATTTTTGGAGAATGCCTGCCTAAAAGCCAGTGAAGTGGCAAAGGCGACGGGAGAATGGGCGATCGCAGATGATTCAGGACTAGCCGTAGATGCCCTAGGGGGAATGCCAGGAGTATATTCAGCCCGGTATGCGTCCACCGATAGCGATCGCATTAGTAAATTAC includes:
- the rdgB gene encoding RdgB/HAM1 family non-canonical purine NTP pyrophosphatase; this translates as MTKLLVVATGNPGKLNEMQAYLGGIDVKLQLKPDNLEVEETGKTFLENACLKASEVAKATGEWAIADDSGLAVDALGGMPGVYSARYASTDSDRISKLLKELETAADRSAQFICAIAISRPDGSIVQQVQGICPGVIAQTPQGQGGFGYDPIFYVPEQQMTFAEMSPELKRKISHRGKAFDLLLPQLSALLKG